Proteins from a single region of Antechinus flavipes isolate AdamAnt ecotype Samford, QLD, Australia chromosome 2, AdamAnt_v2, whole genome shotgun sequence:
- the LOC127548597 gene encoding RNA polymerase-associated protein RTF1 homolog, with the protein MVKKRKGRVVIVWDTEDSGSDENLDQELLSLAKRKRSDSEEKEQPVSQPAASSDSETSDSDDEWTVGGSKNKEKGKTGKIEKKGTMKKQTNKAASSGSSDKDSSAESSAPEEGEVSDSDSNSSSSSSDSDSSSEDEEFYDGYGEDLMGDEEDRAHLQQMTEKEREQELFNRIEKREVLKRRFEIKKKLKMAKKKEKKEKKKKQEEEQEKKKLTQIQESQVMSHNKERRTKRDEKLDKKSQAMEELKAEREKRKNRTAELLAKKQPLKTSEVYSDDEEEEEDDKSSEKTDRSSRTTSSDEEEEKEEVPPKSQPVSLPEELNQVRLSRHKLERWCHMPFFAKTVTGCFVRIGIGNHNSKPVYRVAEIIGVVETAKVYQLGGTRTNKGLQLRHGNDQRVFRLEFVSNQEFTESEFMKWKEAMFSAGMQLPTLDEINKKEVSIKEALNYKFNDQDIEEIVKEKERFRKAPPNYAMKKPQLLKEKAMAEDLGDQDKAKQIQDQLNELEERAEALDRQRTKNISAISYINQRNREWNIVESEKALVAESHNIKNQQMDPFTRRQCKPTLVSNSRDPAVQAAILAQLNAKYGSGALPDAPKEMNKGQGKDKDINSKSASDLSEDLFKVHDFDVEIDLQVPSSESKTLAITSKAPPAKDGAPRRSLNLEDYKKRRGLI; encoded by the coding sequence ATGGTCAAGAAGCGGAAAGGCCGTGTTGTGATTGTCTGGGACACGGAGGACAGCGGCAGTGATGAGAACCTAGATCAGGAGCTCTTGTCCCTAGCCAAACGCAAACGTAGTGACTCTGAGGAGAAGGAGCAACCTGTTAGTCAGCCTGCAGCTTCTTCGGACTCTGAAACATCAGACAGTGATGATGAGTGGACAGTTGGAGGctcaaaaaataaggaaaaaggaaaaactgggaagatagagaagaagggaaccatgaaaaaacagacaaacaaagcTGCTTCCTCAGGTAGCTCTGACAAAGACAGCTCAGCTGAGAGTTCAGCCCCTGAAGAAGGTGAAGTATCTGACTCCGACAGTAACAGTTCTTCCTCCAGCTCAGATTCAGATTCTTCTTCTGAGGATGAGGAATTCTATGATGGATATGGAGAAGACCTCATGGGAGATGAAGAAGATAGGGCCCATTTACAACAAAtgacagagaaggagagggaacagGAACTGTTTAAcaggatagaaaagagagaggtGCTGAAGAGAAGGTTTGAAATTAAGAAGAAGTTAAAAATggccaagaagaaagaaaagaaagaaaaaaagaaaaaacaagaagaagaacaagagaagaaaaaacttacACAAATTCAAGAGTCCCAGGTCATGTCCCATAATAAGGAGCGGCGGACCAAGCGGGATGAAAAACTAGACAAAAaatctcaggccatggaagaactaaaagcagagagagaaaaacggAAGAATAGAACAGCTGAGCTGCTTGCCAAAAAACAACCATTAAAAACAAGTGAAGTTTACTCTGacgatgaagaggaagaggaggacgaTAAGTCCAGTGAGAAGACAGATCGTTCATCTAGGACGACGTCAtctgatgaagaggaagaaaaggaagaggttcCTCCAAAATCACAGCCAGTTTCTCTGCCTGAAGAGTTGAACCAAGTACGGTTATCTCGGCACAAGCTGGAACGGTGGTGTCATATGCCTTTCTTTGCTAAGACAGTTACAGGATGTTTTGTACGAATTGGCATCGGGAACCACAACAGTAAACCTGTCTATCGGGTCGCTGAGATCATTGGTGTGGTGGAAACAGCCAAGGTTTATCAGTTGGGTGGCACTAGGACAAATAAAGGATTGCAGTTGAGGCATGGCAATGACCAGCGAGTATTCCGCTTGGAGTTTGTCTCAAACCAAGAGTTCACAGAAAgtgaatttatgaaatggaaagaagCAATGTTTTCTGCTGGCATGCAGCTACCTACCTTGGATGAAATCAACAAGAAGGAAGTATCCATTAAAGAAGCTTTGAATTATAAATTCAATGATCAGGATATTGAAgagattgtaaaagaaaaagagagattcagAAAAGCTCCCCCCAACTATGCCATGAAAAAACCGCAGCTTCTGAAGGAGAAGGCCATGGCAGAAGATTTGGGAGACCAAGACAAGGCTAAACAAATCCAAGATCAACTGAATGAGTTGGAGGAAAGGGCAGAGGCCCTAGATCGGCAACGAACAAAGAATATTTCTGCCATCAGTTACATCAACCAACGAAATCGGGAATGGAACATAGTTGAGTCTGAGAAAGCCCTTGTGGCTGAAAGTCACAACATAAAAAATCAACAGATGGACCCCTTCACTAGGCGGCAGTGCAAACCAACTCTTGTCTCCAATTCCAGAGACCCTGCTGTTCAAGCTGCCATCCTTGCTCAGCTGAATGCAAAATATGGCTCTGGGGCATTACCAGATGCTCCAAAGGAGATGAACAAGGGTCAAGGAAAGGACAAAGACATCAACTCTAAGTCAGCCAGTGACCTCTCAGAGGACCTGTTCAAAGTGCATGATTTTGATGTGGAGATCGACTTGCAAGTTCCCAGTTCAGAATCAAAGACACTAGCCATCACCTCAAAGGCTCCCCCAGCCAAGGATGGTGCTCCAAGAAGGtctctgaatttagaagattatAAGAAACGACGAGGACTTATTTGA